The following are encoded in a window of Bacteroidales bacterium genomic DNA:
- a CDS encoding RnfABCDGE type electron transport complex subunit A codes for MEYVIIVIAALLVNNVVLTQFLGICPFLGVSGKINTSVGMGAAVIFVMSLANLVTYLVQQYLLIPLHIEFMQTISFILVIAFLVQVVEIILKKVNPSLYQALGIYLPLITTNCAVLGVTLLAIKKNFNLLESVVYGASMAAGFTFALILMAGIREQLDLLNVPRAMKGFPISLLLAGLLAMAFWGFSGIV; via the coding sequence ATGGAATACGTAATTATTGTCATAGCTGCCCTGCTGGTAAACAATGTGGTACTTACCCAGTTTCTCGGAATCTGTCCGTTTCTCGGAGTATCGGGTAAAATCAATACATCGGTGGGCATGGGAGCTGCCGTAATTTTCGTTATGTCATTGGCCAATCTGGTTACCTACCTGGTTCAGCAATATCTTCTGATTCCCCTGCATATTGAGTTTATGCAGACGATCAGTTTCATTCTGGTCATCGCTTTTCTTGTACAGGTGGTTGAAATCATTCTGAAAAAGGTAAACCCTTCATTATACCAGGCTCTGGGCATTTATCTGCCACTCATTACAACCAACTGTGCTGTGCTGGGTGTTACCCTGCTGGCTATTAAGAAAAATTTCAATCTTCTGGAAAGCGTAGTTTACGGAGCATCCATGGCAGCCGGTTTTACCTTTGCTCTTATACTTATGGCGGGTATCAGGGAACAACTCGATTTGCTGAATGTGCCCAGAGCAATGAAAGGTTTCCCGATTTCGCTTCTGCTGGCGGGACTGCTGGCTATGGCTTTCTGGGGATTTTCCGGTATCGTTTAG
- a CDS encoding electron transport complex subunit E → MSKLSYFTNGLLKENPTFVMVLGTCPTLAVTTSAFNGIGMGLATTFVLTSSNLLISLLRNLIPDKVRIPSFIVIIATFVTIVDLVMKAFVPDLYQALGIFIPLIVVNCIIMGRAEAFAQKNTPVPAILDGLGMGVGFTVALTLLASIREILGNGSIFNIKLVSESASTILIFILAPGAFITYGYMVALVNIIKKKLSL, encoded by the coding sequence ATGAGCAAGCTTTCCTACTTCACGAACGGATTACTTAAGGAAAATCCCACCTTTGTAATGGTACTGGGTACCTGTCCCACCCTGGCGGTTACTACCTCTGCCTTCAACGGAATAGGTATGGGACTGGCTACAACCTTTGTACTTACTTCGTCGAACCTGCTAATTTCCTTACTGCGGAATCTGATTCCCGATAAGGTGCGGATTCCTTCTTTCATTGTGATTATTGCCACCTTTGTTACCATTGTTGATCTGGTAATGAAAGCATTTGTTCCCGATCTTTATCAGGCGCTCGGTATTTTTATTCCTCTGATTGTCGTCAACTGCATCATTATGGGAAGGGCTGAAGCTTTTGCCCAGAAAAACACTCCTGTACCGGCCATTCTTGACGGACTGGGCATGGGGGTTGGATTTACTGTTGCTCTTACTTTGCTTGCTTCGATCAGGGAAATTCTCGGAAACGGCTCCATATTCAATATAAAGCTTGTTTCGGAAAGCGCCAGCACCATACTCATTTTCATTCTTGCACCCGGTGCTTTTATAACCTATGGCTATATGGTGGCGCTGGTCAATATCATAAAGAAAAAATTGTCACTTTAA
- a CDS encoding RnfABCDGE type electron transport complex subunit G, whose product MFLALTLIAMLMSGALSFVYLKTKDPIARTDQVKREKAIREAIPPFDSLVVIKEPVSEGDTLTASLGFAGDTLTGIVVETYTTKGFSGLIKFVVGFTPDGRINNLTGFAHKETPGLGTKMSEPKFRNQFLGKNPETFKLKVKKDGGDVDAISAATITSRAVCDGISKAWVVFGKIRKGLQSHEVDSVSAATHTGEMTKQ is encoded by the coding sequence TTGATTGCCATGCTGATGAGCGGAGCCTTGTCGTTTGTATACCTCAAGACAAAAGATCCTATTGCCAGAACCGATCAGGTAAAAAGGGAGAAAGCGATTCGGGAAGCAATTCCTCCGTTTGACTCCCTCGTTGTAATTAAGGAACCGGTAAGTGAAGGTGATACATTAACAGCTTCCCTGGGATTTGCAGGAGATACCTTGACCGGCATTGTGGTGGAAACATACACAACAAAGGGATTCAGCGGATTGATCAAGTTCGTGGTCGGTTTTACCCCCGATGGCCGGATCAACAATTTAACGGGGTTTGCTCATAAGGAAACCCCCGGACTTGGCACCAAAATGTCTGAACCCAAATTCAGAAATCAGTTTCTTGGGAAAAACCCAGAAACCTTTAAGCTGAAAGTAAAAAAGGACGGAGGAGATGTGGATGCTATCTCAGCGGCAACAATAACGAGCAGGGCAGTATGCGATGGGATATCAAAAGCATGGGTGGTTTTCGGAAAAATCCGGAAGGGTTTGCAGTCCCATGAGGTCGATTCCGTCTCAGCCGCAACGCACACAGGTGAAATGACAAAGCAATAA